Proteins encoded together in one Pseudomonas sp. Seg1 window:
- a CDS encoding nucleoside hydrolase, translated as MQRYAQKLHQLVRSLLLLSVITATGAHAAEKIDLIIDTDPGADDVVALLFALASPDELNIRALTTVAGNVRLDKTSRNARLAREWAGREDVPVYAGAPKPLMRTPIYAENIHGKEGLSGVTVHEPKKGLAEGNAVNYLIDTLKKAKPHSITIAMLGPQTNLALALIQEPEIVQGIKEVVIMGGAHFNGGNITPVAEFNLFADPQAAEVVLKSGVKLTYLPLDVTHKILTSDARLKQIAALNNNASKIVGDILNEYIKGDMEHYGIPGGPVHDATVIAYLLKPELFTGRSVNVAVDSREGITFGQTVVDWYDGLKQPKNAFWVENGDAQGFFDLLTERLKRLK; from the coding sequence ATGCAACGCTATGCTCAAAAACTGCATCAACTGGTCCGGAGTCTGCTGCTTTTGTCCGTGATAACTGCAACCGGCGCTCATGCGGCGGAAAAAATCGACCTGATCATCGACACCGATCCGGGTGCCGACGACGTGGTCGCCTTGCTGTTCGCCCTGGCCTCGCCGGACGAACTGAATATTCGTGCGCTGACCACCGTGGCCGGCAACGTGCGCCTCGACAAGACGTCGCGTAATGCGCGTCTGGCTCGCGAGTGGGCAGGGCGCGAGGATGTACCGGTGTACGCCGGTGCGCCGAAACCGCTGATGCGTACGCCGATCTACGCCGAAAACATCCATGGCAAGGAAGGCCTGTCGGGTGTCACCGTGCATGAACCGAAAAAAGGCCTGGCTGAAGGCAATGCGGTCAACTACCTGATCGATACCCTGAAAAAAGCCAAGCCGCACAGCATCACCATCGCCATGCTCGGTCCGCAGACCAACCTGGCGCTGGCGCTGATCCAGGAGCCCGAGATTGTTCAGGGCATCAAGGAAGTGGTGATCATGGGTGGTGCGCACTTCAACGGTGGCAACATCACCCCGGTGGCTGAATTCAACCTGTTTGCCGATCCGCAAGCGGCTGAAGTGGTACTCAAGAGCGGCGTGAAGCTGACCTACCTGCCGCTGGACGTGACCCACAAGATTCTCACCAGCGATGCGCGCCTCAAGCAGATTGCAGCGCTCAACAACAATGCGAGCAAGATTGTCGGCGACATTCTCAACGAGTACATCAAAGGGGATATGGAGCATTACGGCATCCCGGGCGGCCCGGTGCATGACGCTACCGTCATCGCTTACCTGCTGAAGCCGGAACTGTTCACCGGTCGCTCGGTTAACGTGGCTGTTGATAGCCGTGAAGGGATCACTTTCGGTCAGACCGTCGTTGATTGGTACGACGGCCTGAAACAACCGAAAAATGCATTCTGGGTCGAGAATGGTGATGCCCAAGGCTTCTTCGATCTGCTGACTGAGCGCCTGAAACGCCTGAAGTAA
- a CDS encoding I78 family peptidase inhibitor gives MPLKFATLGALMAAAMLAGCSTTSSESAKDPVAPEAGSRCEATAAEFAIGKKASPALLEQARAKAGAQNARFLKPDDMITLEYRSDRLNLNTDNALVVTRVNCG, from the coding sequence ATGCCTTTGAAGTTCGCGACACTGGGTGCACTTATGGCCGCTGCCATGTTGGCCGGTTGCAGTACGACCTCCAGCGAGTCGGCAAAGGATCCTGTGGCGCCAGAAGCTGGTAGCCGCTGTGAAGCGACGGCAGCGGAGTTCGCCATTGGCAAGAAAGCTTCGCCCGCATTGCTGGAGCAGGCCCGAGCGAAAGCCGGTGCGCAAAACGCACGCTTCCTCAAGCCCGATGACATGATCACCCTGGAATACCGCTCCGATCGCTTGAACCTGAACACCGATAACGCTCTGGTGGTTACCCGCGTCAACTGCGGCTGA
- a CDS encoding cold-shock protein: protein MSNRQTGTVKWFNDEKGFGFITPQGGGDDLFVHFKAIESDGFKSLKEGQTVSFVAEKGQKGMQAAQVRPE from the coding sequence ATGTCTAATCGCCAAACCGGCACCGTTAAGTGGTTCAACGATGAAAAAGGCTTCGGCTTCATCACTCCTCAAGGTGGCGGTGACGACCTGTTCGTACACTTCAAAGCTATCGAATCCGACGGTTTCAAAAGCCTGAAAGAAGGCCAGACCGTCTCTTTCGTGGCTGAGAAAGGCCAAAAGGGTATGCAAGCAGCACAGGTTCGCCCAGAGTAA
- the thrS gene encoding threonine--tRNA ligase produces the protein MPTITLPDGSQRSFDHPVSVAEVAASIGAGLAKATVAGKVNGKLVDASDIIDSDATLQIITPKDEEGLEIIRHSCAHLVGHAVKQLYPTAKMVIGPVIDEGFYYDIAFERPFTPDDMAAIEQRMQQLIEKDYDVIKKVTPRAEVIEVFKARGEDYKLRLVEDMPNEQAMGLYYHEEYVDMCRGPHVPNTRFLKSFKLTKLSGAYWRGDAKNEQLQRVYGTAWADKKQLAAYIQRIEEAEKRDHRKIGKRLGLFHTQEEAPGMVFWHPNGWTLYQVLEQYMRKVQRDNGYLEIKTPQVVDRSLWEKSGHWANYADNMFTTQSESRDYAIKPMNCPCHVQVFNQGLKSYRELPMRLAEFGACHRNEPSGALHGIMRVRGFTQDDAHIFCTEEQMQAESAAFIKLTMDVYRDFGFTDVEMKLSTRPEKRVGSDELWDRAEAALAAALDSAGLPYDLQPGEGAFYGPKIEFSLKDCLGRVWQCGTLQLDFNLPVRLGAEYVSEDNSRKHPVMLHRAILGSFERFVGILIEHYEGAFPAWLAPTQAVIMNITDKQADFVAEVEKTLNESGFRAKSDLRNEKIGFKIREHTLLKVPYLLVIGDKEVEMQTVAVRTREGADLGSMPVAQFAEFLAQAVSRRGRPDSE, from the coding sequence ATGCCAACTATTACTCTTCCCGACGGCAGTCAACGTTCATTCGATCACCCGGTTTCCGTAGCCGAGGTCGCCGCATCCATTGGTGCAGGCCTGGCCAAAGCCACCGTGGCCGGCAAGGTCAATGGCAAGCTGGTTGACGCCAGCGACATCATCGACAGCGACGCGACGCTGCAAATCATCACGCCAAAGGATGAAGAGGGGCTGGAGATCATTCGCCACTCTTGCGCGCACCTTGTTGGCCATGCGGTCAAGCAGTTGTACCCGACTGCCAAAATGGTGATCGGGCCGGTCATCGACGAAGGCTTCTATTACGACATCGCCTTCGAGCGTCCTTTCACTCCGGACGATATGGCCGCCATCGAGCAGCGCATGCAGCAGCTGATCGAAAAAGATTACGACGTCATCAAGAAGGTCACTCCGCGCGCCGAGGTGATCGAAGTGTTCAAGGCCCGCGGCGAAGACTACAAGCTGCGTCTGGTCGAGGACATGCCGAACGAGCAGGCGATGGGCCTGTACTATCACGAAGAATACGTCGACATGTGCCGCGGTCCGCACGTGCCGAACACGCGCTTCCTGAAATCCTTCAAGCTGACCAAGCTGTCGGGCGCCTACTGGCGCGGCGACGCCAAAAACGAGCAGTTGCAGCGCGTTTACGGCACCGCTTGGGCAGACAAGAAGCAGCTCGCGGCTTACATCCAGCGCATCGAAGAAGCTGAAAAGCGCGATCACCGCAAGATCGGCAAGCGTCTGGGCCTGTTCCATACCCAGGAAGAAGCGCCGGGCATGGTGTTCTGGCACCCGAACGGCTGGACTCTGTACCAGGTGCTCGAGCAATACATGCGCAAGGTGCAGCGTGACAACGGCTACCTTGAGATCAAGACGCCGCAGGTCGTTGATCGCAGCCTTTGGGAGAAATCCGGGCACTGGGCCAACTACGCCGACAACATGTTTACCACGCAGTCGGAAAGCCGCGACTACGCCATCAAGCCGATGAACTGCCCTTGCCACGTGCAGGTGTTCAACCAAGGCCTGAAGAGCTACCGCGAGCTGCCGATGCGTCTGGCCGAGTTCGGTGCCTGCCACCGTAACGAGCCATCGGGCGCGCTGCACGGCATCATGCGCGTGCGTGGGTTCACTCAGGACGACGCCCATATCTTCTGTACTGAAGAGCAGATGCAGGCCGAATCCGCTGCGTTCATCAAGCTGACCATGGACGTATATCGCGACTTCGGCTTTACCGATGTCGAGATGAAGCTGTCCACTCGTCCGGAAAAACGCGTCGGTTCCGACGAGCTGTGGGATCGCGCTGAAGCCGCACTGGCTGCAGCCCTTGATTCTGCGGGCCTGCCGTACGATCTGCAGCCGGGTGAGGGCGCGTTCTATGGTCCGAAAATCGAATTTTCGCTGAAAGATTGCCTCGGTCGCGTCTGGCAATGTGGTACCTTGCAGCTCGATTTTAACCTGCCTGTCCGTTTGGGCGCTGAATACGTCTCCGAAGACAACAGCCGCAAACATCCAGTGATGTTGCACCGTGCGATCCTCGGTTCCTTCGAGCGTTTCGTCGGGATTCTGATCGAGCACTATGAAGGTGCATTCCCTGCGTGGCTCGCGCCAACCCAGGCGGTGATCATGAATATCACTGATAAACAGGCAGATTTTGTTGCAGAAGTAGAAAAAACTCTCAACGAAAGCGGATTTCGTGCCAAGTCCGACTTGAGAAATGAAAAGATCGGCTTTAAAATCCGCGAGCATACTTTGCTCAAGGTTCCCTATCTTTTGGTTATCGGAGATAAGGAAGTCGAGATGCAGACTGTCGCTGTGCGTACTCGTGAAGGTGCTGACCTGGGCTCGATGCCCGTCGCCCAGTTCGCTGAGTTTCTCGCGCAAGCGGTTTCCCGGCGTGGTCGCCCAGATTCGGAGTAA
- the infC gene encoding translation initiation factor IF-3, producing the protein MIIKREMRQDKRAAPKAPINENISAREVRLIGADGEQIGIVSIDEALRIAEEAKLDLVEISADAIPPVCRVMDYGKSIFEKKKQVAAAKKNQKQIQVKEIKFRPGTEEGDYQVKLRNLVRFLSDGDRAKVSLRFRGREMAHQELGMELLKRVEADLLEYGSVEQHPKMEGRQLIMVIAPKKKK; encoded by the coding sequence ATTATTATTAAGCGTGAAATGAGACAAGATAAACGAGCTGCACCGAAAGCCCCGATCAACGAGAATATCTCGGCACGCGAGGTTCGGTTAATTGGCGCTGATGGCGAGCAGATTGGCATCGTCTCGATTGATGAAGCGCTTCGTATTGCTGAAGAAGCAAAGCTTGATCTGGTAGAAATCTCTGCCGACGCAATCCCACCGGTTTGCCGGGTGATGGATTACGGCAAATCTATCTTCGAAAAGAAGAAACAGGTTGCAGCGGCGAAGAAGAACCAGAAGCAGATTCAGGTAAAAGAAATCAAGTTTCGTCCAGGGACGGAGGAAGGGGATTACCAGGTAAAACTGCGCAACCTGGTACGTTTCCTGAGTGATGGGGACAGGGCCAAGGTATCCTTGCGATTCCGCGGCCGTGAGATGGCCCACCAGGAGCTGGGGATGGAACTCCTCAAGCGGGTTGAAGCTGACCTGCTCGAGTACGGTTCGGTCGAACAGCATCCTAAGATGGAAGGACGCCAACTGATCATGGTCATCGCCCCGAAAAAGAAGAAGTAA
- the rpmI gene encoding 50S ribosomal protein L35 codes for MPKMKTKSGAAKRFLKTANGIKHKHAFKSHILTKMSTKRKRQLRGSSLLHPSDVAKVERMLRLR; via the coding sequence ATGCCAAAAATGAAAACCAAAAGTGGTGCTGCTAAGCGGTTTCTGAAAACTGCTAACGGTATCAAGCACAAGCACGCTTTCAAGAGCCACATCCTGACTAAAATGTCGACCAAGCGTAAGCGTCAACTGCGCGGTAGCAGCTTGCTGCATCCGTCTGACGTGGCAAAAGTCGAGCGCATGCTGCGCCTTCGTTAA
- the rplT gene encoding 50S ribosomal protein L20, producing MARVKRGVIARKRHKKILKLAKGYYGARSRVFRVAKQAVIKAGQYAYRDRRQKKRQFRALWIARINAGARVNGLSYSRFIAGLKKASIEIDRKVLADLAVNEKAVFAAIVEKAKATLA from the coding sequence ATGGCTCGTGTAAAGCGTGGCGTCATTGCCCGTAAACGTCACAAAAAAATTCTGAAACTTGCTAAAGGCTACTACGGCGCACGCTCGCGCGTATTCCGTGTTGCCAAGCAAGCGGTAATCAAGGCAGGCCAATACGCCTACCGTGACCGTCGTCAGAAAAAACGTCAGTTCCGCGCTCTGTGGATCGCTCGTATCAACGCTGGTGCGCGTGTTAACGGTCTGTCCTACAGCCGTTTCATCGCTGGCCTGAAAAAAGCGTCCATCGAGATCGACCGTAAGGTTCTGGCTGATCTGGCAGTGAACGAAAAAGCGGTGTTTGCTGCGATTGTCGAGAAAGCTAAAGCCACCTTGGCTTAA
- the pheS gene encoding phenylalanine--tRNA ligase subunit alpha, whose protein sequence is MENLDALVSQALEAVQSAEDINALEQIRVQYLGKKGELTQVMKTLGNLPAEERPQVGALINVAKERVTGVLNARMALFEEAELAAKLSAESIDVTLPGRGQTSGGLHPVTRTLERVEQFFTRIGYGIAEGPEVEDDYHNFEALNIPGHHPARSMHDTFYFNANMLLRTHTSPVQVRTMESKQPPIRIVCPGRVYRSDSDITHSPMFHQVEGLLVDRDINFADLKGTIEEFLRVFFEKELAVRFRPSYFPFTEPSAEVDMECVMCSGKGCRVCKQTGWLEVMGCGMVHPNVLRMSGIDPEEFSGFAFGMGVERLAMLRYGVNDLRLFFDNDLRFLAQFR, encoded by the coding sequence ATGGAAAACCTGGACGCGCTGGTCTCTCAAGCTCTAGAGGCTGTGCAAAGCGCTGAAGATATCAATGCCCTGGAGCAAATCCGGGTTCAATACCTTGGCAAAAAGGGCGAATTGACTCAGGTGATGAAGACCCTGGGGAATTTGCCGGCAGAAGAGCGTCCACAAGTTGGCGCCCTGATCAACGTTGCCAAGGAACGTGTAACAGGCGTTCTCAATGCGCGCATGGCCCTGTTTGAAGAAGCCGAACTGGCTGCCAAACTGTCCGCCGAGTCCATTGATGTGACGTTGCCGGGCCGTGGTCAGACCTCCGGTGGTCTGCATCCGGTGACCCGGACTCTGGAGCGTGTTGAACAGTTCTTCACTCGCATTGGCTACGGCATCGCCGAAGGTCCTGAGGTCGAAGACGACTATCACAACTTTGAAGCGCTCAACATCCCAGGCCATCACCCGGCCCGGTCGATGCATGACACCTTTTATTTCAACGCCAACATGCTGCTGCGCACCCATACCTCGCCGGTACAGGTCCGCACCATGGAATCGAAGCAGCCACCGATCCGCATCGTCTGCCCAGGCCGTGTGTACCGTAGCGACTCCGATATCACCCACTCGCCGATGTTCCACCAGGTCGAAGGCCTGCTGGTCGATCGCGACATCAATTTTGCCGATCTCAAAGGCACCATCGAAGAGTTCCTGCGGGTGTTCTTCGAGAAAGAACTGGCCGTACGTTTCCGTCCTTCGTACTTCCCGTTCACCGAGCCATCCGCTGAAGTCGATATGGAATGCGTGATGTGTAGCGGTAAAGGCTGCCGCGTCTGCAAGCAGACCGGCTGGCTGGAAGTGATGGGCTGCGGCATGGTTCACCCGAACGTGCTGCGCATGTCCGGCATCGATCCGGAAGAGTTCTCCGGCTTTGCTTTCGGTATGGGCGTCGAGCGTCTGGCCATGCTCCGTTACGGCGTGAACGACTTGCGTCTGTTCTTCGACAACGACTTGCGGTTCCTCGCGCAATTTCGCTAG
- the pheT gene encoding phenylalanine--tRNA ligase subunit beta, translating to MKFSEQWLRGWVSPQVDRDELVARLSMAGLEVDSVTPAAGVFSGVVVGEVLSTEQHPDADKLRVCQVSNGAETFQVVCGAPNVRPGLKIPFAMIGAELPGDFKIKKAKLRGVESNGMLCSQAELQVGEGNDGLMELPADAPVGEDFRVYLDLEDASIEVDLTPNRGDCLSLAGLAREVGALYAVPVTRPVVMTIPAVHEEVRSVEVLAPAACPRYLGRVIRNVDLSKPTPLWMVERLRRAEVRSIDAAVDITNYVMLELGQPLHAFDLAEINGGIRVRMAEEGEKLVLLDGQEVSLRSDTLVIADHTRALAIAGVMGGEHSGVSATTRDVFLESAFFDQIAVAGKARSYGLHTDASHRYERGVDWQLAREAMERATGLLLEITGGEAGPIIETVSEQHLPSIAPITLRAQRITQMLGMEMDSAQVERLLSALGLNISADGAGQWRVEVPSHRFDISLEVDLIEELARLYGYNRLPVRYPQARLAPQAKAEARSDLPELRRLLVARGYQEAITYSFIDPKQFELFNPGVEPLLLANPISNDMAAMRPSLWPGLVKALQHNLNRQQDRVRLFESGLRFVGQLEGLKQEPMLSGVVCGSRLPEGWAQGRDTVDFFDVKADVEAVLGFAGALDSFTFAPGKHPALHPGQTARIEREGREVGFIGAIHPELSKALGLDRPVFVFELVLAEVALGKMPKFHELSRFPEVRRDLALIAHKDVAASAVLDVIRENAGEWLTDLRLFDVYQGKGIDPDRKSLAVGLTWQHPSRTLNDDEVNSTTQNILTSLEQRLNATLRK from the coding sequence ATGAAATTCAGTGAACAATGGCTGCGTGGCTGGGTTAGCCCGCAGGTAGATCGCGACGAGCTGGTTGCTCGTCTGTCGATGGCCGGTCTTGAGGTCGATAGCGTTACGCCGGCCGCCGGTGTATTCAGTGGCGTGGTGGTGGGCGAGGTGCTGAGCACCGAGCAACACCCTGATGCTGACAAGTTGCGTGTGTGCCAGGTCAGTAATGGTGCGGAAACCTTCCAGGTCGTATGCGGTGCGCCAAACGTGCGTCCGGGCCTGAAGATTCCGTTCGCCATGATCGGTGCCGAGTTGCCAGGCGACTTCAAGATCAAGAAGGCCAAGCTGCGCGGCGTTGAGTCCAACGGCATGCTTTGCTCGCAAGCCGAGCTGCAAGTCGGTGAAGGCAACGACGGTCTGATGGAACTGCCGGCCGATGCGCCGGTGGGCGAAGATTTCCGTGTGTATCTGGATCTGGAAGACGCCAGCATCGAGGTTGACCTGACCCCGAACCGTGGCGACTGCCTGTCCCTGGCCGGTCTGGCTCGTGAAGTCGGCGCGCTGTACGCCGTTCCGGTCACCCGTCCTGTCGTGATGACTATTCCTGCCGTGCACGAAGAAGTGCGTTCGGTAGAAGTCCTGGCGCCGGCTGCCTGCCCGCGATACCTGGGCCGTGTTATCCGCAACGTTGACCTGTCCAAGCCTACGCCGCTGTGGATGGTCGAACGCCTGCGCCGTGCCGAAGTGCGCAGCATCGACGCTGCCGTCGACATCACCAACTACGTGATGCTCGAGCTGGGTCAGCCGCTGCACGCTTTCGATCTTGCCGAAATCAATGGCGGTATCCGCGTGCGCATGGCGGAAGAGGGCGAGAAACTGGTTCTGCTCGACGGTCAGGAAGTTAGCCTGCGTAGCGATACGCTGGTGATCGCTGACCACACCCGCGCTCTGGCGATTGCCGGTGTGATGGGTGGCGAGCACAGCGGCGTGTCCGCGACCACTCGCGATGTATTCCTGGAAAGTGCGTTCTTCGATCAGATCGCGGTCGCGGGCAAAGCTCGTTCCTACGGCCTGCATACCGATGCTTCGCACCGTTACGAGCGTGGTGTGGATTGGCAGCTGGCCCGTGAAGCCATGGAGCGGGCCACCGGCCTGCTGCTGGAAATCACTGGCGGCGAAGCCGGCCCGATCATCGAGACAGTCAGCGAGCAACATCTGCCGTCGATCGCGCCGATCACCCTGCGTGCCCAGCGCATTACCCAGATGCTCGGCATGGAAATGGATTCGGCGCAGGTCGAGCGTCTGCTCAGCGCCTTGGGTCTGAACATTTCCGCCGATGGTGCAGGCCAGTGGCGCGTAGAAGTGCCAAGCCATCGCTTCGACATTAGTCTGGAAGTCGATCTGATCGAAGAGCTGGCTCGCCTGTACGGCTACAACCGTCTGCCGGTTCGTTACCCGCAAGCGCGTCTGGCGCCACAAGCCAAGGCTGAAGCGCGTAGCGATCTGCCGGAGCTGCGTCGTCTGCTGGTGGCGCGCGGTTATCAGGAAGCGATCACTTACAGCTTCATCGATCCAAAGCAGTTCGAACTGTTCAACCCAGGCGTCGAGCCGCTGTTGTTGGCCAATCCGATCTCCAATGACATGGCCGCTATGCGTCCGTCGTTGTGGCCGGGTCTGGTCAAGGCGTTGCAGCACAACTTGAATCGTCAGCAGGATCGCGTGCGTCTGTTCGAAAGCGGTCTGCGCTTCGTTGGTCAGCTGGAAGGTCTGAAGCAAGAGCCGATGCTGTCCGGTGTTGTCTGCGGTAGCCGTCTGCCGGAAGGTTGGGCGCAGGGTCGCGATACTGTGGACTTCTTCGACGTCAAAGCTGACGTAGAAGCTGTACTGGGTTTTGCCGGTGCGCTGGACTCGTTCACTTTCGCACCGGGCAAACACCCGGCGCTGCACCCGGGTCAAACCGCACGCATTGAGCGCGAAGGGCGTGAAGTCGGCTTCATCGGCGCCATTCACCCGGAACTGTCGAAAGCTTTGGGTCTGGATCGTCCAGTCTTTGTTTTCGAGCTGGTTCTGGCGGAAGTGGCACTCGGTAAAATGCCGAAATTCCACGAGTTGTCGCGCTTTCCTGAAGTGCGTCGTGACCTTGCACTGATCGCGCACAAAGACGTTGCAGCCTCGGCTGTATTGGACGTAATCCGTGAAAATGCAGGCGAATGGCTCACAGATCTAAGGCTGTTTGACGTTTATCAGGGTAAAGGCATTGATCCTGATAGAAAAAGCCTTGCAGTTGGCTTGACCTGGCAGCATCCATCGCGCACTCTTAATGACGATGAGGTGAATTCGACGACGCAAAATATCCTCACCTCGCTCGAACAAAGGTTGAACGCCACGTTAAGGAAGTGA
- the ihfA gene encoding integration host factor subunit alpha, whose amino-acid sequence MGALTKAEMAERLYEELGLNKREAKELVELFFEEIRHALEDNEQVKLSGFGNFDLRDKRQRPGRNPKTGEEIPITARRVVTFRPGQKLKARVEAYAGTKS is encoded by the coding sequence ATGGGGGCTTTGACGAAAGCTGAGATGGCGGAACGTCTGTATGAAGAGCTGGGCCTGAACAAGCGGGAAGCCAAGGAATTGGTCGAACTGTTTTTCGAGGAGATCAGGCACGCTCTTGAAGACAACGAGCAGGTCAAATTGTCCGGTTTCGGCAATTTCGATCTTCGGGACAAACGCCAGCGGCCTGGCCGCAACCCGAAAACGGGGGAAGAAATCCCGATCACGGCTCGCCGTGTGGTCACCTTTCGTCCAGGGCAGAAGTTGAAGGCCCGAGTTGAGGCTTATGCTGGAACCAAGTCATAA
- a CDS encoding MerR family transcriptional regulator — MLEPSHNDELPVIPGKRYFTIGEVSELCAVKPHVLRYWEQEFPQLNPVKRRGNRRYYQRQDVLMIRQIRALLYDQGFTIGGARLRLSGDEAKDDTTQYKQMIRQMIAELEDVLVVLKK, encoded by the coding sequence ATGCTGGAACCAAGTCATAACGACGAACTACCCGTCATCCCGGGCAAACGCTACTTCACCATTGGTGAAGTCAGCGAGCTGTGTGCCGTAAAGCCACACGTGCTGCGCTACTGGGAGCAGGAGTTTCCTCAACTCAACCCCGTCAAACGCCGCGGAAACCGCCGGTATTATCAGCGCCAGGACGTGCTGATGATCCGGCAGATCCGCGCGCTCCTTTACGATCAGGGTTTTACCATCGGCGGCGCACGTTTGCGTCTGTCCGGCGATGAAGCCAAAGACGACACCACCCAGTACAAGCAAATGATCCGCCAGATGATCGCCGAGCTCGAAGATGTGCTGGTGGTACTCAAGAAATAA